A genomic window from Fimbriimonadaceae bacterium includes:
- a CDS encoding helix-turn-helix domain-containing protein gives MDVDGLSSACKALADPTRVRVLRFLLRCDCTVALGERGEVRPLEGPTVGDVCCSLDGAPSTLSFHLKELRAAGLITTEKRGRHILCAPRRDSLRDLAGTLELFAESGELAAKETTHG, from the coding sequence ATGGATGTCGACGGTCTTTCTTCGGCCTGCAAGGCCCTCGCGGATCCCACGCGGGTGCGGGTCCTTCGGTTCCTGCTCCGGTGCGACTGCACGGTCGCGCTCGGGGAGCGGGGCGAGGTCCGGCCGCTGGAGGGCCCCACGGTGGGGGACGTTTGCTGCAGCCTCGACGGGGCGCCGTCGACCCTGAGCTTCCACCTCAAGGAACTCCGCGCCGCGGGCCTGATCACGACCGAAAAGCGGGGCCGTCACATTCTGTGCGCCCCGCGGCGCGATTCACTGCGCGATCTCGCCGGCACCTTGGAACTTTTTGCAGAGAGCGGCGAACTCGCCGCCAAGGAGACAACCCATGGCTGA
- a CDS encoding type II toxin-antitoxin system RelE/ParE family toxin: MRREFEPFDEEVILAELESLPTKDRSKLAALMEFYEEVETGNPYPAQIDLYDHGIYRIRHAKASYQGRALFCVSEAREGYQKLTLLVVYKKESHKVPAAILQTARRRMEQHKKGKP; the protein is encoded by the coding sequence GTGAGGCGAGAATTCGAGCCGTTCGACGAAGAGGTGATTCTTGCCGAGTTGGAGTCGCTCCCGACGAAGGACCGCTCGAAGCTGGCCGCGCTGATGGAGTTCTACGAGGAAGTTGAAACCGGGAATCCATACCCGGCTCAGATCGACCTCTATGACCATGGAATCTACAGAATCAGGCATGCCAAGGCGAGCTATCAGGGGCGCGCGCTGTTCTGCGTATCGGAAGCCCGGGAGGGATATCAGAAGTTGACCCTCCTCGTTGTGTACAAGAAGGAATCGCACAAAGTGCCCGCCGCCATTCTCCAGACCGCGCGGCGTCGAATGGAACAGCACAAGAAGGGAAAGCCATGA
- a CDS encoding arsenite methyltransferase — MADSLTDRTDVRELVAKRYGEAALRVLDGRAASCCPGEACCGDAPARDGCCTNASDPITSDLYTDVEASQIPEAALLASLGCGNPTALAELREGETVLDLGSGGGIDVLLSARRVGPAGFAYGLDMTDAMLELARKNQAEAGAQNVEFLKGHIEEIPLPDASVDVIVSNCVINLSSDKDRVLREAFRVLKPGGRFAVSDVVVDGPLPEAVRRDMELYVGCVAGALETSEYLAKLEAAGFSDASVEPTRRYQFSQLEGAWAPNGVEALSDPDRQALDGKIMGAFIRATKPGPGADLESE, encoded by the coding sequence ATGGCTGATTCGTTGACCGATCGCACCGACGTGCGCGAACTGGTGGCCAAGCGCTACGGCGAAGCGGCGTTGCGGGTGCTGGACGGGCGGGCCGCGTCCTGCTGCCCGGGCGAGGCGTGCTGTGGCGACGCGCCCGCGCGGGACGGCTGCTGCACCAACGCCTCCGACCCGATCACGAGCGATCTCTACACCGACGTCGAGGCGTCGCAGATACCAGAGGCCGCGCTGCTGGCCAGCCTCGGGTGCGGCAATCCCACGGCGCTGGCGGAGCTGCGCGAGGGGGAGACCGTGCTGGATCTTGGAAGCGGCGGCGGCATCGACGTGCTGCTTTCCGCGCGCCGGGTGGGACCAGCGGGTTTCGCGTACGGGCTGGACATGACCGACGCGATGCTCGAGCTGGCCCGGAAGAACCAGGCCGAGGCCGGGGCGCAGAACGTGGAGTTCCTGAAGGGTCACATCGAGGAGATCCCCCTGCCGGACGCCAGCGTCGACGTGATCGTGTCGAACTGCGTAATCAACCTTTCGAGCGACAAGGACCGGGTGCTCCGCGAGGCGTTCCGCGTGCTGAAGCCCGGCGGGCGGTTCGCGGTGTCGGACGTCGTGGTGGACGGTCCGCTCCCCGAAGCGGTGCGGCGGGACATGGAGCTGTACGTTGGCTGCGTGGCGGGCGCGCTGGAGACCTCGGAGTACTTGGCGAAGCTGGAGGCCGCGGGCTTTTCCGACGCGTCGGTCGAGCCGACGCGCCGCTACCAGTTCTCCCAGCTCGAGGGGGCGTGGGCCCCCAACGGCGTGGAGGCCTTGAGCGATCCCGACAGGCAGGCGCTCGACGGCAAGATCATGGGGGCTTTCATCCGAGCGACCAAGCCCGGGCCGGGCGCCGATCTGGAGTCTGAATGA
- a CDS encoding nucleotidyltransferase domain-containing protein, giving the protein MAAFRETIDRRRAEILALAARCGAHSVRILGSVARRGESEHSDVDFLVVLGPGRSLLDHAGLKLGLEELLGRPVHVATERGLKPKFRERILDEAVAL; this is encoded by the coding sequence ATGGCGGCCTTCCGAGAGACGATCGACCGCAGGCGTGCCGAGATCTTGGCGTTGGCGGCGCGCTGTGGTGCCCACAGTGTGAGGATCCTCGGCTCCGTTGCGCGCAGGGGAGAGTCGGAACACAGCGACGTGGACTTCCTTGTCGTGCTTGGGCCCGGGCGAAGCCTCTTGGACCATGCTGGGCTGAAACTGGGCTTGGAAGAGCTGCTCGGGCGGCCTGTCCACGTTGCCACCGAGCGCGGATTGAAACCCAAGTTTCGCGAGCGGATCCTCGACGAGGCCGTGGCGCTGTGA
- a CDS encoding VOC family protein: MSAGPEKEIHPEVRIGHVHLRVADLDRALAFYEVLLGFQRTQTMTGAAFLSAGGYHHHIALNTWESLGGSPPPRGSTGLYHLAILYPNRAELGDALRRLVEADWPLDGAADHGVSEALYLRDPDGNGVELYRDRPEAEWPRDREGNLEMTTLPLDLESLIREGAE; the protein is encoded by the coding sequence ATGAGCGCGGGGCCGGAAAAGGAGATCCACCCGGAGGTGCGCATCGGGCACGTGCACCTGCGGGTGGCCGATCTGGACCGCGCCCTCGCGTTCTACGAGGTCCTTCTCGGGTTCCAGCGGACCCAGACCATGACCGGGGCCGCGTTCCTTTCGGCCGGCGGCTACCACCACCACATCGCGCTCAACACGTGGGAGAGCCTCGGCGGGTCGCCGCCGCCGCGGGGCTCCACCGGGCTGTACCACCTGGCGATCCTGTACCCCAACCGGGCCGAATTGGGAGACGCGCTCCGCCGGCTCGTGGAGGCCGACTGGCCGTTGGACGGCGCGGCGGACCACGGTGTCAGCGAGGCCCTGTACCTCAGGGACCCGGACGGAAACGGGGTGGAGTTGTACCGGGACCGCCCCGAGGCCGAGTGGCCCCGCGATCGAGAGGGAAACCTCGAGATGACGACGCTCCCTCTCGATCTTGAGAGTTTGATCCGGGAGGGAGCGGAGTAG
- a CDS encoding helix-turn-helix domain-containing protein, translating to MSFIKKYIKEQCEADSEFRAEYEAEALRLKLVRAREAAGLTQRELAELLGVSQPRIAQVERGSRPMSTMFLLRYAAAVHMKLEVLPRRSAKASTA from the coding sequence ATGAGTTTCATCAAGAAGTACATCAAGGAACAGTGCGAGGCCGATTCTGAGTTTCGGGCGGAGTACGAGGCGGAAGCCCTTCGGCTCAAACTCGTTCGCGCGCGAGAAGCAGCGGGCCTGACGCAACGCGAACTCGCCGAGCTCTTGGGCGTGTCCCAGCCCAGAATCGCGCAGGTCGAGCGTGGCAGCAGGCCGATGAGCACGATGTTCCTTCTGCGCTATGCGGCGGCAGTCCACATGAAGCTAGAAGTCTTGCCGCGCAGATCTGCAAAGGCATCGACCGCCTGA
- a CDS encoding GIY-YIG nuclease family protein yields MKVFVHVLQSGTSGAYYVGTSADPDKRLTEHNRGQTRSTRHGVPWCKVWCKPHPNRASAMAREREIKAWKSRSRIEELVATKNL; encoded by the coding sequence GTGAAGGTGTTTGTTCACGTTCTCCAAAGTGGGACCAGCGGTGCGTACTACGTCGGAACGTCTGCCGACCCGGACAAGCGCTTGACCGAGCACAACCGCGGCCAAACTCGATCGACCCGGCACGGGGTTCCGTGGTGCAAGGTGTGGTGCAAGCCCCACCCGAATCGGGCCTCGGCGATGGCCCGAGAGCGTGAGATCAAGGCTTGGAAGAGCCGGTCGAGGATCGAGGAACTGGTGGCCACCAAGAATCTGTAG